The DNA sequence AATTTActtgaatttattttatttatcagggacaatgcacactaataatacataaaagtcATCCACTGTCCCTGGACTGTTAAGAGGTCACCCTAGAATGAGATAAGTACCTACACTATGTGGTTGTGATTATGTTTGTATGTCTTGCTGTGAGACATAATGGTACATTTTCAGGTCAAATTAAAAACCTTTACTTTCattcaaatattttttcaaaCCCTGTAGTCCCACTAAGATTATTTTATCTGGAGGACAGATAAGAAAGAATAAGCttctaaaaatgttaaaatatttgATCATGATCAAAGGCCAAACATAAAGAGCAGTGAAGAAATCCAAAGCTAAAGGATAAAAAGATATGAACATATGCTGTTCTCACCTGTCTTCTACAAACGGATCAACTTTGCAGGTGTCAGTCAGGAACTTCACCACATCTATGTGACCTGAgaaaagacaacagtttatAGTTTCCCATCTGGGAGAATTCGATAAGACACAATCTTTTTCTGATAACTCAGAAAACACAGTTTTGACTTTGGTGTCAAAAACCTATGCAAGAGCAACATACCCTTTAAAATCCTCCTGCCCCAAGCTAGCAAGATATTCACGATTTACAAGTTTGTCTAATAGCATGACACATTGTGGGTGGAGAAAACAAAGCTGCTAAAAATACAAACTACacgggggggaaaaaaaagtgtatgaCTATTCCCTCCAGTCACAATCCAACTCAGCATCAGATTGCAAAGTGCAAAGCTCTGCCTTTTTCATTTGGAAGAAAACTGTAATTACTTCCATTTTTATCTTGTAAACAAATGACTAGATTACAAGGctctttttgaaaaatgttactGTTGAACACATTGCAGCGGGGCATTAAATCTGTACTGTGACTAAACTTAGAGCACAACAGAAGATAAATAATTGACCATATGGTGCTCTGTAAGGGTCTGTGAGCTGATTCATTAGGGGTTTTGTACAATGTGAGCCAAAGGTACTGCGTCTCTGTAGTTAATCAAATGAAGTGAAAACTAATGTTGCACTAATTACAGCTGTGAGCATACAATGCAAGTAAAATACAATTATCCTCTCAACTAAGTTTTACTGAAGTTTGTGGGTGTGTGATCAAGGTGCTCTTGGGTTGCTGTGTCAACCAATCCtcattaaaaagtattttaaagctAAAATTGGTAACTTGCTACATGCTGTCGTTGTAGAACCACAGCGAGCATGTTGGGGCAGGTAGTGACAGACTTGTTATAGTATTGTCTCACCTGCTATACCTGGTTCTATCCACCAGGACAGGATGGGACAGACGTGACCTGACAAGCTGACCAACGTTTACCAGCAGAGTTTACAGTGTCTCCAACCAAAGGAAATATGCCAGGTTTAGTGTTTTactctatatccacgacgttccacttccgggattgctctcgttctgccggaaattccgccggatgtcactcttttcggatgtccgtttttggatgtccattaccttccgctttctttgtgttgtaattttaaactccggtcgatttatgaggactgtgattaactgcttctcagatctctgcagggtaaatccagacaactagTTAGACTAGCTATttgtcaaatctgagttttctgttgcactactaaaacaacttttgaacgtacacatgttccaccaaaacaagttccttcccgaggctattttgcagcagcaccgtggctccgcttggcgcttagcactgcccaagacgattgtgatagccagactctcctccgcagcgctgtggaggaaggtctggcaaagcaagactaatgTTTTACCAGCTCAACTTTATAACACAAACCACTCGTCATTTCTCAGTTTGTACATCCTTGAGACATACGTGCTTCGGAGCTGTCATTTTAAAGTGACGTCAATTAAATATGATGTTGCCATGGTTTGTACAATCCAGCtgtgtgccccccccccctcttttaTACGTCACGGGTGCCAAAAAGACTTAACACCTTTGCATCCTCACTGACAGCTCCTCTGGCAAGCCTCACCTCTCCTCAAGATTCATTTTAGGAATTGAGACATCTGTCAAGATGGCATGCTGAGATTGATTTCTGGGGTCAGAGGCAGGAGGACAGAGAAGAGATGAGACAAGGAGGCACAAAATAGAGAAATGAGAAGAGCCCATAGTACACACTAAGGAaaaggccctgaacacccacacaggtgtttttacTCCGGAAAATGACatctctgctcaggttgaagttGGGTGGAGCTTTGCTGAAACTATAATTTATGAATTCATAaaccaataagaatgataaagaTGTAACATCTCCCACCttaacaggtgcaacaaagctaaaaggAGGATCAGAGAGATGCACACAGCCCATATAATGTGTTCCATGGAACTTGGAACTTGGAAGCCAGAGCTGGGAATGACCCTCGATGTCCCTCTGAGCTGCTTGTGTTCCATTTAACAAGTCGAATTTTCACTGTGGGGTTAGCTCTAGCCACgttagctattgttagcaataccagttaaTAACAATGCATTACACATTACGCATTacgtttttgtgcatacaaacagcttAACaagtgtaagaaataaaaataatcagtcaagctggctatgaTATATGAGGATACAATTATAGTTGAATAGTATTGTGCGTTtagtgtgtttagtggaagagcactttgacagcttagtcatgcaaaatgagaaaaggatactgttgtacgtgcagaaagcagcactgtgagaagcctgtgtgcctgctcaactcggacccgtgtacacgtttatgctcttaggattttacttaaataaatacttgttaaacttttaaatcctctccttgcctacttGGTGGATTTTGAACCGCACACAAGTCCACAGATAAaggttggacaggactgtgtgtacgactgatttagtgagacacaaattaGACAGACGTGGAGGATGGTTaggatattatattatatattatttttggtCAAAGAGATTTGCTGCCTGACTGCTTCACAGTTCGCCTGTGGAACTGATTTAGTGTTGCTCAGTCACTACATCAGGACCACAGATGAACAGATCATTTGGAGCTCACCCTCTGCTGCAGAGATATGAAGAGCTGTTCGAGAATCATAGTCTTTCCGGTCCATGTCCATGGATGAGAGAGCAAACCTgaaggaataaataaaagtacagttcaccaaaactttttttttgatacataaaattgaaagaaaatgtcctttttccacatagtaatataaaaataaaactacgaACATATATTTCAGCATTGTGCTTGAATTTGAGCTAATCAACATGCACGTACCGGTATGATTAATAGACAAACCAGACATAAATAAAGAAAGTACCCTTTACATCTGGAAAACCTATGCCAAGCAGCATTGAAGCAATTCACTTTACTTACACACTTTGCACCCATCTGTATGTTTTTTAGTACCCACGCATGGTGTTAACATTATGAAGGCCATGTGTTAAACAGGACAAAAATAACCAGGTTTGCTGGTGATGTACCTTCTCAGGGCAGACACATCTCCACTGTAGGCGGCGAAcatcaaattaaaaacagacttgTTCTGCAAATACAGGGAAATAACATAAACATAGAGGCTGAAAACGCagtaaacacaccagcaagaaCAAACTAACAAAGCAACAAACCCTGTCATCTCCATCCGGTCTGCGAGGGTCCTGCTTCTGGACAAAGTGCCGCAAGTTGTCATAGTTGTGGAAATTGAAGAGTGAAACGAGCTCCTGAGGGTGATGACATACGGTATAATTGTTAGAGGAGGAAAACACTGGAGGACTTGTATATTATTTATGCATATATGATGCTAGTTATGCTTTAAGACAaatctatatatatagcaaATTGTTTGCAATtagtttaatgtaaaaaaaacaaaagaaaacaggacAAGACGAACAAaggtttaacaaaaataattcaGATCCATGAAGTCACTGATATGAAAAATCTGGAGCTGCTACATCACAGGAGATTTTATGCCATTACTTAGCTTCCTATGCGTGATTACGATCTGGCACCTAGTCGCCATGTTTTTGAAAAGGTTGATGCCCAGAAATGCAATAAATTGAGTGCAGGGcctctgcagatacagacactgCCGCACACATCTAGTGGGTCGTAAGTGATAACTGAGACAGATTATTTTTGAGTCTATGAATACAATCCTACTCATTGTGCCTTTAAGCATCTTCTCCTTTACCACAAACAGTCTAAATGcaaaatgaaaaactgtaacatctTGGTCTAACCTGACAGAAGTGTATTCCCCGGACGCTGTTTCCAACTCTGTCCAGAGGAGGAGACCAACACATCACTCCCATGACGTTGGGGATCACCAGCAGAATGGCACCGGACACCCCGGATTTGGCGGGCAAGCCCACCTAAAAGATGAGAGATGTGGAATTTGTTTCAGCTCATTCAATGAACAAACATTTCCTTCACAGCGTAGGCGAAATGATCACACTGAACACTACTTTatcttttatttctgttgtgtCAGACGGGTGGTGTGATAGTACAGTCACTTCCTACTGTTGCTCACATGAAAAGCCATCTGGCCAGAGAAGTCATACATGCCACATGAGTGCATGAGACTCAAAGTGTTTCGCACTGCCTCGGCACTCAGGACAAGCTCGCCTGTGATTGGACAGATCCCTCCGTTGGCCAGAGTGGCAGCCATGATACTTCCTGATTCGCAGGTCACCTCGATGGAGCAAAGCTATGACCAAAAGAGGATCAGTTCATGGTCAAAACTACTGAATCGATTTTCATGTACAGTTAAATCAATATCAGGCTACACAAGAGTATCGATATACTGTAATGATACTTGCTCCATTCATGAAAGAACATTTTACCTGGAAGTAGAAGTCTAGCGCATCGATCATATCAGCTCCAGGAGGAAAACACTGGTGAAGGAAATATGATCATCGTGACTATTTGATTGACTGAAGTATGCTGGCCACTGTTAAAATAAACTATGATTTCTCAACCAGAATTCAAGAATATCTTGGTCAGGTAGTCTGGCCCCTCAAATATGGTCAAAGGGCAATGGATAACACCTCTAACATGATAAAGTGCCGATTGCACAGAGGGGTGTGGGGGATGTACAGAGACGCAATGGAGAAGGAATTCCAGTTGGCCTCAAAAATCGTTGGTCTAGCAAATTGATGATGGTAGCAAAAATGGATAGAgggtcaaataaaaaaataaattgtattccGTGGCAAGAGACTATTATGATGAAACCATCCTGGAATTCCTAAACACATCctgaaaaaattaaattaagaaaATGTGTTCTTATCGGACAACAATGATATCTATTTTTTTCAGATATAGAATTGCTAcactttaaaattaaatttgaatTTAATTCAAATACAGTAATAATATGTACGTATCTTTGAAGAAGTCTGACATAAAAAACATGTGATTTAAAACACTCAGGTGGACAGAGTTGGTATGTAAACATTAAGCTTTATCTTGAACTGATGCAACAGCAAATCAAAAGCATTTCTAATCCCACATATTTCAGCATTCTGTGGCTGACCTTCTTCTCTTTCATGTAGTATCCGATGGCAAAATTTCTGTcgcctgtctctttttctgACTGGAACCTGAGACAGAATTGCAGAAGGGGTCAATACCGAAACATCAATAATGCAATAGAGCAGTGGACAGGCAATTTGCCCAACACTCTCTTTCAATAAGGTGTGCTAAAGGATGATTATTAACTTAAAATACCTCAAATTTAATCGATAGTACACTCACATGGCATTGCTAAATCCCACATACTCTTGGCCTGCCATCTTTTTCACATACTCCATAACCTAGGTGAACAAAGACAACATTTTGTGTACTGCAGCATCTCTGACTACTGACAAAATCAACCCTCAGTATCATATCCATAATGTTAAAAGAGAAGAGGCACTCTACTTACATAGTCAAACTTCTCTGCCTTATTTGAACGAGGCTGAAAAACCAAACAAGCGTCACTGATTGCATAATTTAGTAGGTAGAAGTCAGGGAGAATTTCACAAAACAGTACGACAGACAACTTAACTATAACATAATACTGTTTTTCTGATTTAAATCTACAAGACACATTTTGAATATGTTTGAGAAAAGCAGCCATATTCAGTCAATAACATTTCTCAAATTTATTTCATACATTTGGATGTTTTGAAGATATATTAATAACTGGTTACTGTTGCTTTATGACATTTCCCCCAGGCTTTGTCATGAAGATCATCATCACATCAACAGACTCACTCAACAACCTGCAGGCTCCATACTAGAACATAGTTCATTATTACCTCTGCCAAGGTTTTCGGctcagtttgtctgtttgtctgtcagaaGGATTACAGAACACCTACTGGCCCAATTAATGAAACTTAGTTGAAgaggtgtagcatgggccaaggaagaacccataaAATGTTGGTGCAGATCCGCATCACAAATAGACAAAGAGTGTCTTCTAGTTTAAAATAAGTCACTGATTTactataaaacaaaaacaagaggaATATTTTTCCAGAATTAGGTTGAATATTTGGCAgtgttttagttttaaaaaaaacacaaaaataaatgtaggcAGAAAACATTTTAGTATGTTCAAATGATTTGTCCTTTTACAATCAATGATTTTGCTTTTCATGTGTGGAGTGCAGCAAACTTTAATGCTATTCCACAAACTTGCCCATGGGACACATGGatcattttgtaaatataaaaaatggaAACAGTGCCAAAATCCAACCTGTGTCAACAACATATTTGTGTCACTGACTTTTTACTAAATAGTgatttactgtatgtgctgaCTCAACTATCACACACCAGGCCTTACATGTCCATCTGTTTACCTTGATAAGAGAGCTGATCACTATGGCTCCAGCATTCACCATGGGGTTGTGGGGCTTATCTGGGAGAAAGGACAATGAGATAAGACACATGATGATGTTAATGAGGTGTTGtctcttaaaaaatgtttttgttgtattgaAGTTTAATATTTAGTCAGAGGTGCTCCACATGCTGTAATTCAGCTATGGTCTTGCTTgggaaaaacagaaacacaaaaatgtagTACAATAAAAGTAACCACTGCTGATAAGAGCATGCTAGGTTCTGCAACCAATAATTATTTTCGTTATTGATTAACCTCAAGTCAAGTCAATCAACTCAATTTATTATTTTGCCCAGAGTGAGCAAATTGTGCAGTAGCAAGTGTAACAACGCATAGCAAAACATAAAGCACACAATATAACATACAACAGTTGACATAAACACATGCCCAGGGTGGCTTACACCTATGGATCCTCTAGAACAGTGGTTCCAAACTTTTTTACATCAAAGAACCCTAAAATTAGACCACGGACCCCCATCAAGACTTTGTCCCAGGGTACCCTACCTGATagaatttttgcttttagatgttatATTACAGAAAGTGAATGAAATCCATGagcaaaataatttaattttaataatttatactttttattaatCCCCAGTTGGGAAATTTTCAATTTAcgctctgttgttattacacactacacacaggcctgaaatacacacacacatgctcaggtccttttacatgcacaaatggagagatgtcagagtgaatgGGCTGCAACTGGATAGGCGCCCTGAGTGGTTGGggggggtttggtgccttgctcaagggcaccttggcaAATCAGTCATgcattctgtcattgtgttacttatggatgaaattatagtgaaaataaatgattccccTTTTTGTTGGGGACACCCTGGAAACCCTTCAAggaccccactttgagaaccactgcacaGAGACTATAAATATAATCATGAACATTGAATATTGTCAACATCACCATTACCAATGTAATATGCATTACCGTCAAAAGAACATATAAATCTGGACATCAGCATCATCACGTAAGATCATCACCACTAATATAATATTCTATGTCTCATATTAAAAAAGCACAACTGTCACTGTATCATAATCCTCATcattctcatcatcatcatcctcatcataaTCATCTTCGCCACTAAGGTAAGGTAATGGACTTgtcaacaacagcagcagataGCGCCTCCTGTCATCAGCATTCAAGGCCTGTATGGACACAGGGATGGGAAGGATTTCTTGTACCctctgtcaatttttttttttaatgatcaaTCAATTGTTTGTTCAgtctataataaaaaaataaataaattaggaaCAACTAAATTAGATGAGATGGGATAAAAAATATATGATGTggtaaaaaatgtgatggaacaATTCTCAGATTCAGCTGGAGGAAGCTGATCCATCCAGTGAGTAATAGCACTGATGCAGTCAGTAAATCATATAGATATCTTACATAGATTTCGAGCATCACATCATGTAAGCTTTTACAATACAACAGGACAGTGATGAGGCCTTACACACCTTCATCATCGAGCGAGAGCATGTTGAACTTGAATCCACTGGGCTCCATGCCAACATAACGATGAACCCTCTCTGATCCCTCCTCGTGGACGGCGATGGCGTACTGCAGGGGCTTCACACAGGACTGCAGGCAGAACGGCTGCTTGGTGTCGCCTACTGAGTGCCTGgtgaaaaaagacagaaagtttGCAGTCTCACTGAACATAAAACAGATTCACTTTGATAGTCACACTTGGAAGGTGCATTAGGCTTCTCTGGCAGTATTGCTCAGTCATATGAGCTGGCTATTCAGCAGCAACACTGCTTAAAAACTAAACTGCATCAATATAAGAAAACAGTCTCAACTCTGtgacagaagaaaaacaagttaattCCTTCAATAAATGACAAATCTGTTGAGATCAAAAGTTcattcttaaagggacagtaccGACaaggaagctaagcaatgtactgctgtggatggGGCCACCAGATTCCTCTGACAAAAACCCTGCAGAACACAAGAGCTGGTGGTCTACTGCTGGCTCGATCAGTTAGtcagtttgtgttattgtgtgacttggGTGTTTCGAAGGGTTAGCTCGgattcaccaaagtcacacaataacacaaacaaatgatCTGATTGAGGCAGCGGTAGACAGCAACTCCCTAGTTGAGTGCATAGAAGGTTgcacttaaactgatattgcTTTTTTGGGTGGGCCAttttttaggtggctaaaatatatttagctgctgcccccgtccacagcagtacattgcttagcttccgtgtcggtactcctgtctgcttctccaaactgctGACATGCCgaccatctactgtaggtaatacGCTGACTATGGATAAGTGCCTCATAgaaccccacttcaaaatatcacaaatatccctttaatcttggaaataacaataatatataaCAATCTCATCACAAGGTCCATTCAGTAGGTGTTCTGGAGCTTTAGATCATATCATCATCAGTCTTCCTCAGCATCAGTCAAATCAAAATAATCTTAACTTTTAAGCCAAAAAGGATGAGAAGTCTTTAAAGTGCTCAGAAAATCTTTTATTGAAATATCTAGAATTCAATGTCGAGTGGGAAAACAATATATAGCTCCACAAAAGCTACCAAATAGACCTTGGTGGTggtgtttctttttgttgtcaAGTACAACTCTGTAATTCTTACCTCTGGCCATCCACTGTACACAAAGACACACCCCACAGTTCTGGACTAAACTTGGCCAGCTGGGGGATGTAGTCTGCAACCTAAAGCCAGAATAGACAAGAGAAACACAGTAACCAACAAGtcagtttaacatgatggaGTGTCACAACTAAAAGCACTGCAGCAGAGGAGGCGAAAGTGATTTTTTATGAGCAGGAAGACAGAGTAACTAAGGCATGTTGTGTCTCATAATTTCTTCAGTATACAATTTGAAGGAGGGAAACAGTAAGAAGTTTAATATGATTTCAAAGAAAGATATGCCAAATTTTTAACTGTAGATTGTTCTTGACTATACCATATACAGTACTTCACAATATGTGAAATAGTTACATTATGCCATATGTTTCTACATTCATACTCTTCAAAAGAACCTAGTAATGATAACATTATTTTCCATTTCTatgcaaacaaacaatgaatgcataCCTTCCCATCCCTTTGGCTTTGCACTGTGTTGtagatttcatttattttttgtgcaAACACGTCAAACTCAGGGATGATAAATTTCTTTCTGAAGGCCTGGATCAGCAGGACAATGTTTCCACCGACACacctgaaagaaaaacaacataatgCAGAGGCACTCAGGAGCACTTACggaaaatgaaatattttcttttgataGTACTGTAACAATGGTGCAacaatgtggtgtgtgtgtgtgtgtgtgtgtgtgtgtgcattcccTGGTGTAAGAGCAGCAGCTGCCAACTTCCAGTCTTAGTGCTGGGCCTCTGCTTTGATCAACATGACAGTAAATAAAGCTGGCATGTCCTCACACACACTAACTACACAACACTGGCTTTCACACCTCCTAATTTTGGCTAATcaagttaaaggaatagttcaccACATGTAGTACAACTTATGACTTTCTATGCACACCTGTTAGCTTTTACTGAAGTGTTGACATGAATGTTTATTGACTTGTTTTGGCTAGCTATATACTAATCAACAGAGAAAACAGTGACAAGAAAATTCACAAAAGTATTAATTCAATTACATATTATTACAAATGTGTTCATGGTACTGTGTCAACCTCCTGCAGTTCTGACTTCCTCCaaattcttcagattgttcTTAAACTTGTCATAAATTACTTATAATAACTAAGGTCAAGTATGTGTTGAAGACAAGGGAGGATAAAAAGAAAGGCAGAGACAATCATGCAGCAGGTCACATACAACAAAT is a window from the Perca flavescens isolate YP-PL-M2 chromosome 4, PFLA_1.0, whole genome shotgun sequence genome containing:
- the gls2b gene encoding glutaminase 2b isoform X2 is translated as MEPSGFKFNMLSLDDEDKPHNPMVNAGAIVISSLIKPRSNKAEKFDYVMEYVKKMAGQEYVGFSNAMFQSEKETGDRNFAIGYYMKEKKCFPPGADMIDALDFYFQLCSIEVTCESGSIMAATLANGGICPITGELVLSAEAVRNTLSLMHSCGMYDFSGQMAFHVGLPAKSGVSGAILLVIPNVMGVMCWSPPLDRVGNSVRGIHFCQELVSLFNFHNYDNLRHFVQKQDPRRPDGDDRNKSVFNLMFAAYSGDVSALRRFALSSMDMDRKDYDSRTALHISAAEGHIDVVKFLTDTCKVDPFVEDRWGNLPVDDAMQFGHDEVVNVLKEYQQVCRQQETQHTEIEHPPKLDTIESMV
- the gls2b gene encoding glutaminase 2b isoform X1; protein product: MHCLRALRLSCSVQLIVKHTDAVKKVFIFQPACCLSTKSTTTSQRPPPTDLDHFHLKMNVYSKFPSTGVEDMLFYTITEGKEDVPISYFTSALKKTGLHASDPRLKDCMEKLRLAVKESVPEVMMDRDLFHRCVGGNIVLLIQAFRKKFIIPEFDVFAQKINEIYNTVQSQRDGKVADYIPQLAKFSPELWGVSLCTVDGQRHSVGDTKQPFCLQSCVKPLQYAIAVHEEGSERVHRYVGMEPSGFKFNMLSLDDEDKPHNPMVNAGAIVISSLIKPRSNKAEKFDYVMEYVKKMAGQEYVGFSNAMFQSEKETGDRNFAIGYYMKEKKCFPPGADMIDALDFYFQLCSIEVTCESGSIMAATLANGGICPITGELVLSAEAVRNTLSLMHSCGMYDFSGQMAFHVGLPAKSGVSGAILLVIPNVMGVMCWSPPLDRVGNSVRGIHFCQELVSLFNFHNYDNLRHFVQKQDPRRPDGDDRNKSVFNLMFAAYSGDVSALRRFALSSMDMDRKDYDSRTALHISAAEGHIDVVKFLTDTCKVDPFVEDRWGNLPVDDAMQFGHDEVVNVLKEYQQVCRQQETQHTEIEHPPKLDTIESMV